gcagcgcGCTCGCGGCGGGCCTCCTGAATAAGACcaacctcggcgaggaccaTGCCGCCAAAGAACTCAAACGCAGCCCAGTGGCCACACTTGAGGCAATAGATCATGATACCAACCACAGATAACAGACGTAGGTACGTCTTCATACGACTTACACCAACCAGAGTGACAAACAATAGCAACGAGTTTGAGAACTCAATAGGAATAGTCCAAAGGTGAACGTCGTAGGGGAGGAACTGGGTAATATCCCACTGCCAGCTGAAGGTGATCTTCCAGAGACCATTCTTCCAGTCCACCAGCTGCTCCCACAGCGTAGGCAAGGGCTGTCCCATCCAACCCAAGCGGATCATAATCATGATGATAAAGGTAGAGGCAGTTGTAGGCAGGAAGAGGCGAAACCCCCGGCGAAAAACGCTGCTTGAGAGGGTGCGATGGAGCGCTTCATAATTGTGTTTTCTGACGAGTTGTAGAGACTTGAGGGAGAGGACGAAACCCGAGATAACGAAGAAGATGTGGACCATGGGCTTGCCGCTGTAAATGACACGCAAGAAAGGCAGCTgcaacggcgaggaagcAACATGATCGTTTTCGTCGGGGATGCCGTATGGTCGAGCGAGGTAGTAGCCAAAGTGCGGGCCTGAGTAGTGACAGATGAAGACAATCAGGGAGGCGACGCCGCGTAGGCCGTCAAGCCATGATGTAGCATAGAGGCGTCGGCGCTGGTGCTTGTCGCTGGGTCTCAGCCTCCTCTGGACGAAGGAGggcagcaggaagaagagaataGCGGTGAGTTTGGCGAGGAAGGACTTTGACTGCGGCGTTGGGCTCGATGAGGCGGGTAACGAGGGATCGGACTGAGGGGTTGCGTCCGATAGCAGGGAGTAGGAGTAGGTGGGGGAGAACCGAGCGACAGCTCCGCGAATGGAGCGAACGGCGAGGGAGATCATAGCGAGGGCAATGGCGATGGTGAATGTGATGGCATTCCTCCGGAGAGGTGGTCGCAATCGGGTTAGGGATCGATCAGAAGTTCACAAGCGGTCGTGGTTGTCGTGCTACTCTTTCTTCCCTATCCTCTTGCTGTTTCCTGGTCGATCGTCGACAGTTgagcaggacgaggccgttggTTAGGTGGCCTTGATGAAGCGTGAAGACACCAGGAGACGGGTTGGGGGCGTCGAAGGAGTAACGGCGCGCGTGTCGAAGCAGACACGTAGGTAGACACGCAGAGAACAAAGAAGGCGTGTGCGAAGAAGGGAAGTTGGACTTGGGCCGATTACTTGGGGCGACAAAGGTGAGAAGGATGAAGGATAGGATGGTCAAGTTGTAGGTAATTTCATTTGTATTAGCGTATTAGCGCCGGGGTGTGTGATTGCGGACCTACCAAAGTAGCAAACCGAATAAGGTAGGTGGTACACGTcaggcgaggcgggcggtATGCAGGTCACCAGGGGGGCACAGCGCCGGTTGTAGGGCCCCGGGGAAGCCCTGGGGGAGACCATGAAGAGTCAATGGCAGCACGGATACTTCTACATGAAACGGGAAATGAACAATTTTTTGCCTCTGCATCTCAGAAAGTAAACAACACATTACCTGGCGACATGGCGGTCTCTGGCCTCTAAGAATCCCGATTCAATGTCCAGGCTAGGcccccgctgctgctgttgctgctgatCAGTCGAAAGAGAAGTCGCCGGGCCTCGAGCTGTTTACAGCAGGCACTTGGCTCAAAGTAGTTTACCGCCGAAAAAGGGGGATTTGGGGTCCGTCCAAGTGACAAAGAACCACCCTGGAGCGAGACAGACAATCAGGCAATGAAATCTCCTTTCGAAactcttcttcctcttggcCTTTTCCCTGCTTGGCCGTTACAATTATGCTTTGTTCCGAGACGGGGGTAGGAAACCTTAGTTTGATATGTACCCGCCCGTGTCATGACTTGGCCCGCCATCTTTCCCCACGGGCACACCCCTGGACCCTTGAAGTGAAGTTGGCAACGACTCAACCCAGTCGTgccagcgtcgtcgtcatcttcgtgGGGTTTGCCAGCCTCACTTGCGCCCGTCGTTGCGGTTCGATGAGGTCATTCGCCGCCGAGGTAAATCGGCGGGAACTGTCAGG
The DNA window shown above is from Colletotrichum destructivum chromosome 2, complete sequence and carries:
- a CDS encoding Putative acyltransferase 3 domain-containing protein, producing the protein MISLAVRSIRGAVARFSPTYSYSLLSDATPQSDPSLPASSSPTPQSKSFLAKLTAILFFLLPSFVQRRLRPSDKHQRRRLYATSWLDGLRGVASLIVFICHYSGPHFGYYLARPYGIPDENDHVASSPLQLPFLRVIYSGKPMVHIFFVISGFVLSLKSLQLVRKHNYEALHRTLSSSVFRRGFRLFLPTTASTFIIMIMIRLGWMGQPLPTLWEQLVDWKNGLWKITFSWQWDITQFLPYDVHLWTIPIEFSNSLLLFVTLVGVSRMKTYLRLLSVVGIMIYCLKCGHWAAFEFFGGMVLAEVGLIQEARRERAAAAAAVEDKEAASDTGAIGGGINSWSSSVTTLVLKAFLLGNLIFALFVAGWPDQVNDITPGIAPLFRNTMEPYFTMGGDLVAFPWYALGAVQIVAALQQIKVLQNLFITPLAQYLADISYALYLCHGPVLDVFEHRWMPYVWALVGGRDEAGMWGRMVAWFIGLLTLGVPTIWASDVFWRTIDVKSVELSRWIESFCTQDD